A portion of the Lolium rigidum isolate FL_2022 chromosome 1, APGP_CSIRO_Lrig_0.1, whole genome shotgun sequence genome contains these proteins:
- the LOC124674410 gene encoding probable auxin efflux carrier component 1c, whose translation MITGTDFYHVMTAMVPLYVAMMLAYGSVKWWRIFTPDQCSGINRFVALFAVPLLSFHFISSNNPYTMNLRFIAADTLQKLIILALLACWSHLSRNGSLEWTITLFSLSTLPNTLVMGIPLLKGMYGDESGSLMVQIVVLQCIIWYTLMLFMFEYRGARILITEQFPDTAGAIASIVVDPDVMSLDGGGRGMIETEAEVKEDGKIHVTVRRSNASRSDIYSRRSMGFSSTTPRPSNLTNAEIYSLQSSRNPTPRGSSFNHTDFYSMVGRSSNFAAADTFGPVVRTGATPRPSNYEEDKAGGNKYGQYPAPNPAMAAAPKQGKKPGAKGEDGKDLHMFVWSSSASPVSDVFGNGNNEAYNDAAGAKDVRVAVASPRKADGVERDDFSFGNKGMAGERDAEAGDEKELGNQEGMVAAPTAMPPTSVMTRLILIMVWRKLIRNPNTYSSLIGLVWSLVCFRWNFQMPAIIMKSIAILSDAGLGMAMFSLGLFMALQPRIIACGNKRASFAMAVRFLTGPAVMAAASIAVGLRGKLLHVAIVQAALPQGIVPFVFAKEYSVHPDILSTAVIFGMLIALPITLVYYILLGL comes from the exons ATGATCACGGGCACCGACTTCTACCACGTCATGACGGCGATGGTGCCGCTGTACGTGGCCATGATGCTGGCCTACGGCTCCGTCAAGTGGTGGCGCATCTTCACGCCGGACCAGTGCTCCGGGATCAACCGCTTCGTGGCGCTCTTCGCCGTGCCCCTCCTctccttccacttcatctccagcaACAACCCCTACACCATGAACCTGCGCTTCATCGCCGCCGACACGCTGCAGAAGCTCATCATCCTCGCGCTCCTCGCCTGCTGgagccacctctcccgcaacggctCCCTCGAGTGGACCATCACCCTCTTCTCCCTCTCCACCCTCCCCAACACCCTCGTCATGGGCATCCCGCTACTCAAGGGCATGTACGGCGACGAGTCCGGGTCACTCATGGTGCAGATCGTCGTGCTCCAGTGCATCATCTGGTACACCCTCATGCTCTTCATGTTCGAGTACCGCGGCGCCAGGATACTCATCACGGAGCAGTTCCCGGACACCGCcggcgccatcgcctccatcgtcGTCGACCCGGACGTCATGTCgctcgacggcggcgggcggggcATGATCGAGACGGAGGCTGAGGTGAAGGAGGACGGCAAGATTCACGTCACCGTGCGCCGCTCCAACGCGTCCAGGTCCGACATCTACTCGCGCCGCTCCATGGGGTTCTCCAGCACCACGCCGCGGCCCAGCAACCTCACCAACGCCGAGATCTACTCGCTGCAGTCGTCCCGGAACCCGACGCCCCGGGGCTCCAGCTTCAACCACACCGACTTCTACTCCATGGTGGGCCGCAGCTCCAACTTCGCCGCCGCCGACACGTTCGGCCCCGTGGTGCGCACGGGCGCCACGCCGCGCCCGTCCAACTACGAGGAGGACAAGGCCGGCGGCAACAAGTACGGCCAGTACCCGGCGCCCAACccagcgatggcggcggcgccgaagCAGGGCAAGAAGCCTGGCGCCAAGGGCGAGGACGGCAAGGACCTGCACATGTTCGTGTGGAGCTCCAGCGCGTCGCCCGTGTCCGACGTGTTCGGCAACGGGAACAACGAGGCGTACAACGACGCCGCCGGCGCCAAGGACGTCCGCGTGGCCGTCGCCTCCCCGCGCAAAG CGGACGGCGTGGAGCGTGACGACTTCAGCTTCGGGAACAAGGGGATGGCCGGCGAGAGGGACGCGGAGGCCGGCGACGAGAAGGAACTGGGGAACCAGGAGGGCATGGTGGCGGCGCCGACAGCGATGCCGCCGACTAGCGTGATGACGCGGCTGATCCTGATCATGGTGTGGCGCAAGCTGATCCGCAACCCCAACACCTACTCCAGCCTCATCGGCCTCGTCTGGTCGCTCGTCTGCTTCCG CTGGAACTTCCAGATGCCGGCCATCATCATGAAGTCCATCGCCATCCTGTCCGACGCCGGCCTCGGCATGGCCATGTTCAGCCTCG GTCTGTTCATGGCGCTGCAGCCGCGGATCATCGCGTGCGGGAACAAGCGGGCATCGTTCGCCATGGCCGTGCGGTTCCTGACAGGCCCGGCcgtcatggccgccgcctccatcgcCGTCGGCCTCCGCGGCAAGCTCCTCCACGTCGCCATCGTGCAG GCGGCGCTGCCCCAGGGCATTGTCCCCTTCGTCTTCGCCAAGGAGTACAGCGTGCACCCCGACATCCTCAGCACGGC GGTCATCTTCGGCATGCTCATCGCGCTGCCCATCACGCTCGTCTACTACATCCTGCTGGGGCTGTAG
- the LOC124708889 gene encoding uncharacterized protein LOC124708889, whose translation MSSFVLEKMCGLIQSGVRTDKGFKKVHLNTVAKGLADHCGVTVCSTQVYNHLRKWRQRWLTISRLRDLSGARWCEDTKCIVLQGEHYCGHVADHPKDAEFLNVHITNYDEMHTIFSFGLATGKYAMGSNDPLGSPAPPPAPEDADTQESDTVNLDADKSADAPEKPTDGKRKRGAFTDDELVAFTNITVAVKEVTQAIRANKPTDMHPDLYNAVMDMLGFTEDDLMVALSHLVDHKF comes from the exons atgtccagcttcgtgttggagaagatgtgcggcttgatccagagcggagtgagaactgacaaaggcTTCAAGAAAGTCCATCTCAATACTGTGGCGAAGGGCCTAGCTGACCACTGTGGTGTGACCgtctgctccactcaggtgtacaaccacctgaggaagtggaggcagaggtggctcaccattagcaggctccgcgatctaagcggtgctcggtggtgcgaggacaccaaatgcatcgtccttcagggtgagcactactgcgggcacgtcgcg gatcacccaaaggacgcggAGTTCCTGAATGTGCACATCACCAACTACGACGAGATGCACACCATCTTCTCCTTCGGActcgccaccggcaagtacgccatgggatccaaTGATCCCCTGGGCTCGCCTGCACCACCTCctgcacctgaggatgctgaCACCCAGGAGTCCGACACGGTCAACCTTGATGCTGACAAGTCTGCCGACGCGCCTGAGAAGCCGACCGacggcaagaggaagagaggtgccttcaccgacgacgagctggtggccttcaccaacataaCTGTTGCTGTGAAGGAGGTCACACAGGCCATCAGGGCGAACAAGCCCACAgacatgcaccctgacctgtacaatgcggtcatggacatgcttggcttcacCGAGGATGATTTGATGGTCGCCctcagccacctcgtcgaccacaag